The Primulina eburnea isolate SZY01 chromosome 6, ASM2296580v1, whole genome shotgun sequence genome contains a region encoding:
- the LOC140834866 gene encoding putative hydrolase C777.06c — protein MAAASDAAGNVTPNGSAETSQSALIFLGTGCSSAVPNAMCLIQPSDPPCPVCSQSLSLPPEGNPNYRCNTSLLIDYCGDEGEHKYILIDVGKTFREQVLRWFTFHKIPLVDCIILTHEHADAVLGLDDIRTVQPFSPTNDIDPTPIYLSQHAMESIAVKFPYLAKQKLKPGQEVRRVAQLDWRIIDNDCSKTFVASGLQFFPLPVMHGEDYVCLGFLFGERSRVAYISDVSRFLPPTEYLISKHGGGQLDLLILDTLYKKGSHNTHFCFPQTLDAVKRICPKKALLIGMTHEFDHHKDNEFLMEWSRREGIPVQLAHDGMRIPIAL, from the exons ATGGCCGCCGCGTCCGACGCCGCCGGCAATGTAACACCAAACGGCAGTGCGGAGACGTCGCAATCGGCTCTGATATTTCTGGGAACCGGTTGTTCCAGTGCTGTCCCCAATGCAATGTGCTTGATCCAACCTTCCGATCCTCCCTGCCCTGTGTGTTCCCAATCTTTATCCTTACCACCGGAGGGAAACCCTAATTACAG GTGCAACACGTCGCTTCTAATCGATTATTGCGGTGATGAGGGTgaacataaatatatattaattgatGTTGGCAAGACTTTTAGGGAACAAGTACTCAGATGGTTCACTTTTCACAAAATTCCCCTAGTTGACTGT ATTATATTAACTCATGAGCATGCTGATGCGGTTCTTGGTTTGGATGATATACGTACCGTGCAACCTTTTAGTCCGACAAATGACATTGATCCAACTCCTATCTACCTTTCCCAACATGCAATGGAGAG CATTGCAGTGAAATTCCCTTACTTGGCTAAACAAAAACTTAAGCCTGGGCAGGAAGTTAGACGTGTGGCGCAACTTGACTGGAGGATTATCGATAATGACTGCTCAAAGACATTTGTAGCTTCCGGACTGCAATTTTTTCCTCTACCT GTGATGCATGGTGAAGACTATGTATGTTTAGGTTTTCTATTTGGTGAAAGATCCAGAGTAGCATATATATCAGATGTTTCACGCTTTCTTCCTCCCACAGAATACC TTATTTCCAAGCATGGAGGTGGACAGTTGGATCTTCTTATTCTGGACACTCTTTACAAG AAAGGTTCCCACAATACTCACTTTTGCTTCCCTCAG ACTCTTGATGCAGTGAAGAGGATATGTCCAAAGAAAGCTTTGTTAATTGGAATGACCCACGAGTTTGATCACCACAAAGACAATGAATTTCTTATGGAATGGTCTAGAAG AGAAGGAATACCGGTCCAGCTTGCACATGATGGGATGAGAATCCCTATAGCCCTTTGA
- the LOC140834867 gene encoding tyrosine decarboxylase-like, with product MGSVQNQKLENGFSGTIKPMDPEEFRRQGHMVIDFIADYYKNVEKYPVRSQVEPGYLRKRLPEAAPSDPEPIEEILLDVQKDIVPGITHWQSPNYYAYFPSSGSIAGFLGEMLSTGFNIVGFNWMSSPAATELESIVMDWMGKMLDLPSDFLFSGGGGGVLQGTTCEAILCTVVGARDQVLKKIGRENINKLVVYGSDQTHSALQKAAQIAGINPNNFRAVATTKTTEFGLTAEAFRATVESDIEAGLVPLFLCATIGTTSSTAVDTLGPLCEVAKEFGIWVHVDAAYAGSACICPEYRHFLNGVENADSFSFNAHKWFLTTLDCCCLWVKDPSALIKALSTYPEYLRNKASETKQVVDYKDWQITLSRRFRSLKLWLVLRSYGVSNLRKFLRSHIKMAKNFEGLIGMDKRFEVVVPRNFATVCFRISPIEIGAILPQHHIVSKEEAANNFNAKLLESINESGKIYMTHAVIGGEYVMRFAVGASLTENRHVILAWKVVQEHANALLTMS from the coding sequence ATGGGGAGTGTTCAGAATCAAAAACTCGAAAATGGATTCTCTGGAACTATTAAGCCTATGGACCCGGAGGAGTTCAGGAGGCAAGGTCACATGGTCATAGATTTTATTGCTGACTATTACAAGAACGTTGAGAAGTATCCTGTTCGTAGCCAGGTGGAGCCAGGTTATCTAAGGAAGAGGTTACCCGAAGCTGCTCCTAGTGATCCAGAACCCATTGAAGAGATCCTTCTTGACGTGCAGAAGGACATTGTCCCAGGGATCACTCATTGGCAAAGTCCTAATTATTATGCATATTTCCCATCCAGCGGAAGTATTGCTGGATTTCTTGGAGAAATGCTGAGCACTGGATTCAATATTGTTGGGTTCAACTGGATGTCATCTCCCGCTGCCACAGAACTTGAGAGCATCGTCATGGATTGGATGGGGAAAATGCTTGATCTCCCATCGGATTTCCTCTTCTCCGGCGGGGGAGGCGGCGTTTTGCAGGGAACCACCTGCGAGGCGATACTTTGCACTGTTGTCGGTGCCAGGGATCAAGTGCTGAAGAAAATTGGGAGGGAGAATATCAACAAGCTTGTGGTATATGGATCGGATCAAACCCACTCTGCTCTGCAGAAGGCAGCTCAGATAGCTGGCATCAACCCCAATAATTTCCGGGCAGTTGCTACCACAAAAACCACCGAATTCGGGCTGACAGCTGAAGCATTCCGCGCGACCGTTGAATCCGACATTGAAGCGGGCCTGGTGCCTCTGTTCCTGTGCGCCACCATCGGGACAACATCGTCGACGGCGGTTGATACGCTGGGGCCACTGTGCGAGGTAGCGAAGGAGTTCGGGATATGGGTTCACGTGGATGCAGCATACGCCGGGAGCGCATGCATCTGCCCGGAGTACCGCCATTTTCTGAATGGAGTAGAAAACGCTGACTCATTCAGTTTTAACGCGCACAAATGGTTCCTAACAACGTTGGATTGCTGCTGCCTCTGGGTGAAAGATCCCAGCGCCCTGATAAAAGCCCTGTCGACATATCCCGAGTATCTGAGAAACAAAGCCTCCGAAACGAAGCAGGTGGTTGATTACAAAGATTGGCAAATCACACTAAGCCGCCGCTTCAGGTCCCTGAAACTGTGGCTCGTCCTCCGCAGCTACGGCGTCTCAAATCTTAGAAAATTCCTGCGAAGCCACATAAAAATGGCAAAGAATTTCGAAGGGTTGATAGGAATGGACAAGAGGTTCGAAGTGGTGGTCCCCCGGAACTTTGCCACCGTATGCTTCCGCATCTCGCCAATCGAAATCGGTGCAATACTGCCACAGCACCACATCGTGTCGAAGGAGGAAGCGGCCAACAATTTCAACGCCAAACTGCTGGAATCCATTAACGAATCCGGGAAGATTTACATGACACACGCCGTGATTGGTGGGGAATATGTTATGCGATTCGCTGTAGGGGCGAGTCTCACTGAAAACAGGCACGTAATCCTGGCCTGGAAAGTCGTGCAAGAACATGCAAACGCGTTGTTAACCATGTCCTGA